Proteins found in one Salvelinus alpinus chromosome 11, SLU_Salpinus.1, whole genome shotgun sequence genomic segment:
- the LOC139534800 gene encoding beta-enolase, with protein MSITKIHAREILDSRGNPTVEVDLYTAKGRFRAAVPSGASTGVHEALELRDGDKSRYLGKGTIKAVDHVNKDIAAKLIEKKFSVVDQEKIDKFMLELDGTENKSKFGANAILGVSLAVCKAGAAEKGVPLYRHIADLAGHKDVILPCPAFNVINGGSHAGNKLAMQEFMILPIGAANFHEAMRIGAEVYHNLKNVIKAKYGKDATNVGDEGGFAPNILENNEALELLKSAIEKAGYPDKIIIGMDVAASEFYKAGKYDLDFKSPDDPARYITGDQLGDLYKSFIKGYPVQSIEDPFDQDDWAAWSKFTAAVDIQVVGDDLTVTNPKRIQQAVEKKACNCLLLKVNQIGSVTESIKACKLAQSNGWGVMVSHRSGETEDTFIADLVVGLCTGQIKTGAPCRSERLAKYNQLMRIEEELGDKAKFAGKDYRHPKIN; from the exons ATGTCTATCACTAAGATCCATGCCCGGGAGATCCTCGACTCCAGAGGAAACCCCACCGTGGAGGTGGACCTCTACACCGCCAAAG GCCGTTTCAGGGCAGCCGTGCCCAGCGGTGCCTCTACTGGTGTCCATGAGGCTCTGGAGCTGAGAGATGGAGACAAGTCACGCTATCTGGGAAAAG GTACCATTAAAGCTGTGGACCATGTAAACAAGGACATCGCTGCCAAACTGATTGAGAAGAAGTTCAGTGTTGTTGACCAGGAGAAGATCGACAAATTCATGCTGGAGTTGGACGGAACTGAGAACAAGT CTAAGTTTGGAGCCAATGCCATCCTGGGTGTGTCTCTGGCGGTCTGCAAGGCAGGAGCAGCAGAGAAGGGAGTGCCCCTGTACCGTCACATCGCTGACCTGGCCGGACACAAGGACGTCATCCTGCCCTGCCCC GCCTTCAACGTGATCAacggtggtagccatgctggtaacAAGCTGGCCATGCAGGAGTTCATGATCCTGCCCATCGGAGCGGCTAACTTCCACGAGGCCATGAGGATCGGAGCTGAGGTTTACCACAACCTGAAGAACGTGATCAAGGCCAAGTACGGAAAGGATGCCACCAACGTAGGAGATGAGGGCGGCTTCGCACCCAACATCCTGGAGAACAACGAGG CTCTGGAGCTCCTGAAGTCAGCCATTGAGAAGGCCGGCTACCCAGACAAGATCATCATCGGCATGGACGTGGCTGCCTCGGAGTTCTACAAGGCAGGAAAGTACGACCTGGACTTCAAGTCACCTGACGACCCTGCCAGGTACATCACCGGGGATCAGCTGGGAGATCTGTACAAGAGCTTCATCAAGGGATATCCCG TCCAGTCCATTGAGGATCCCTTCGATCAGGATGATTGGGCGGCATGGTCAAAGTTCACCGCCGCCGTCGACATCCAG GTGGTGGGAGATGATCTGACCGTAACCAACCCCAAGCGTATCCAGCAGGCTGTGGAGAAGAAGGCCTGTAACTGCCTGCTCCTGAAGGTCAACCAGATCGGCTCCGTCACAGAGTCCATCAAGGC GTGTAAGCTGGCCCAGTCTAACGGATGGGGTGTGATGGTGTCTCATCGTTCcggagagacagaggacactttTATCGCTGACCTGGTGGTCGGACTCTGCACTGGACAGATCAAGACTGGGGCCCCCTGTAGATCAGAACGTCTGGCCAAATACAACCAGCTGATGAG GATTGAAGAGGAGCTTGGAGACAAGGCCAAGTTCGCCGGCAAGGACTACCGTCACCCCAAAATCAACTAA